A section of the Streptomyces sp. Je 1-369 genome encodes:
- a CDS encoding DUF485 domain-containing protein gives MTHPPYDAYDAYDAPFPHEPYAPHAPHPPHTPHPPHAPFEQQPHLTYPWQPQPPEAPPAPRLPRHPAPGRHSDLRKLRGAYRIQRRVATLTALGYFTLFLVLSALAPSFMTGTVSGGLTTGLLLGLCQLPVTCLALVLFERTARRRLDPLAERLRRQRASTAPRDGEAS, from the coding sequence ATGACCCACCCTCCGTATGACGCGTACGACGCGTACGACGCTCCCTTCCCGCATGAGCCGTACGCCCCGCACGCACCGCACCCCCCGCACACCCCACACCCCCCGCACGCCCCGTTCGAGCAGCAGCCCCACCTCACCTACCCCTGGCAGCCCCAGCCGCCCGAAGCGCCCCCGGCCCCCCGCCTCCCCCGCCACCCCGCTCCGGGCCGCCACAGCGACCTGCGCAAGCTGCGCGGCGCCTACCGGATCCAGCGCCGGGTCGCCACCCTCACCGCGCTCGGCTACTTCACGCTCTTCCTCGTCCTGTCCGCCCTCGCGCCGTCCTTCATGACCGGCACCGTCTCCGGCGGCCTGACCACGGGGCTGCTCCTCGGCCTGTGCCAGCTCCCCGTCACCTGCCTCGCCCTCGTCCTGTTCGAGCGCACGGCCCGCCGCCGCCTCGACCCGCTCGCCGAACGCCTGCGCAGACAGCGCGCGTCGACCGCCCCGCGCGACGGGGAGGCTTCATGA
- a CDS encoding cation acetate symporter: MSAEAQTMSLVAFTVVATLTLLLCVMTGPDRDDLDEFYTGYGALSPLRNGLAIAGDYISAATVLGTGGVIALLGYDGVVLALSTALSLTLLMFLLAEPLRNAGRFTMGDVVARRMPGRAVRIAACAATIAALLPLMLVQLAGAGDLLAFILGFSSDGLKTGCVVALGALMISYAAIGGMKGTALIQILKIVMLLGSGAVVAVLILHRFDWNPGALLAAARDGSGAGPAYLRSGLQFADSPHPRLDMISSELTVVLGGAALPHVTMRMYTARDAREIRRSMSWAVSSVALFVLVITVVGFGATALLGRAAIAADDPQGNTAYLLGSRAAFGAHSSAAETLIFTTVTSALFLTLLASVAGMILACANSLAHDVFAQGRRAPSPRREMTLARASAVAIGVPAILLAVLVEDHNLQPLATLSFCLGASALAPALVYSLFWRRYTRTGLLWTLLGGTLGSLVLMTGTNLVSGSPGAAFPHHDFTWFPFTTTGIASIPLGFLLGWLGSRFSGRAEAEEHRRRYEAVEGWILAGAARRGK; encoded by the coding sequence ATGAGCGCCGAAGCGCAGACCATGTCCCTGGTGGCCTTCACCGTCGTGGCCACCCTCACCCTGCTCCTGTGCGTCATGACCGGGCCCGACCGGGACGACCTCGACGAGTTCTACACCGGGTACGGCGCGCTCTCACCGCTCCGCAACGGCCTCGCCATCGCGGGCGACTACATCTCGGCGGCCACCGTCCTCGGCACCGGGGGCGTGATCGCGCTGCTCGGGTACGACGGTGTGGTCCTGGCCCTGAGCACGGCGCTCTCCCTGACGCTGCTGATGTTCCTGCTGGCCGAACCCCTGCGCAATGCGGGCCGGTTCACCATGGGGGACGTCGTGGCGCGCCGCATGCCGGGCCGCGCCGTCCGGATCGCCGCGTGCGCGGCCACCATCGCCGCCCTGCTCCCGCTGATGCTGGTGCAGCTCGCGGGCGCGGGCGACCTGCTCGCCTTCATCCTCGGCTTCTCCAGCGACGGCCTGAAGACCGGCTGCGTCGTCGCCCTCGGCGCGCTGATGATCAGCTACGCGGCGATCGGCGGCATGAAGGGCACCGCCCTCATCCAGATCCTGAAGATCGTGATGCTGCTCGGCTCCGGCGCGGTCGTCGCCGTTCTGATACTGCACCGCTTCGACTGGAACCCGGGCGCCCTGCTCGCCGCCGCGCGGGACGGCAGCGGCGCGGGACCGGCGTACCTCCGCTCCGGTCTCCAGTTCGCGGACAGCCCGCACCCGCGCCTCGACATGATCAGTTCGGAGCTGACCGTGGTCCTCGGCGGCGCGGCGCTCCCGCACGTCACGATGCGGATGTACACGGCCCGCGACGCCCGCGAGATACGGCGCTCCATGTCCTGGGCCGTCTCGTCGGTCGCCCTCTTCGTCCTCGTCATCACCGTGGTGGGGTTCGGTGCGACGGCGCTGCTCGGGCGTGCGGCGATCGCGGCGGACGACCCGCAGGGCAACACCGCCTACCTCCTCGGCTCCCGCGCCGCGTTCGGCGCCCACAGCTCGGCCGCCGAGACCCTGATCTTCACGACGGTCACCTCGGCACTGTTCCTGACGCTGCTCGCCTCGGTCGCCGGCATGATCCTCGCCTGCGCCAACTCCCTGGCCCACGACGTCTTCGCGCAGGGCCGCCGCGCCCCGTCGCCGCGCCGCGAGATGACGCTGGCCCGCGCCTCCGCGGTGGCCATAGGAGTCCCGGCGATCCTCCTCGCGGTCCTGGTCGAGGACCACAACCTCCAACCCCTGGCCACCCTCTCGTTCTGCCTGGGCGCGTCCGCCCTGGCGCCCGCCCTGGTCTACAGCCTCTTCTGGCGCCGCTACACGCGGACGGGTCTGCTCTGGACGCTGCTCGGCGGCACGCTCGGCTCGCTGGTCCTGATGACCGGCACGAACCTGGTCTCCGGGAGCCCCGGCGCCGCGTTCCCGCACCACGACTTCACCTGGTTCCCGTTCACGACGACAGGCATCGCCTCGATCCCGTTGGGCTTCCTCCTCGGCTGGCTCGGCAGCCGCTTCTCCGGGCGTGCGGAGGCCGAGGAGCACCGCAGGCGGTACGAGGCGGTGGAGGGCTGGATCCTCGCGGGGGCGGCACGGCGGGGGAAGTAA
- a CDS encoding MFS transporter → MQGEGSSVGTQDAIRGRGAVVAALMLAMALAAVDSTIVSTAVPQIVGALGGFSIFSWLFSGYLLAATVTLPVYGKLSDTFGRKPVLIAGCVLFLLGSGLCALAWNMESLIAFRVVQGLGGGAVQGTVQTLAADLYPLKERPRIQARLSTVWATSAVAGPALGGAITSYADWRWIFLINLPIGAVALWLIVRHLHEPARDPVPRGPIDWPGALAVFACGGTLLTALVQGGVAWDWVSAPSFALFGAGLALIGVVVLVERGAAEPIIPGWVWRRRTIAAVNLALGALGLLMVAPTVFLPTYAQSVLGLAPVAAGFVLSVMTLSWPVSAALSQHVYRRIGFRNTAITGISAAALILFTFPFLPYPGTAWQPALLMLLLGAALGLFQLPLIVGVQSSVGWAERGTATASVLFCRQIGQTLGAALFGAVANGVLAARLDGAGSLDSVARILDDPESVADPEPLRRAVDTAVDSVYLGAGCAAVAALAVLLFLAPRRFPVLDEKQLSSQKDQLSPTQQSD, encoded by the coding sequence ATGCAGGGGGAAGGAAGTTCCGTGGGCACGCAGGACGCGATACGCGGCAGGGGCGCGGTCGTCGCCGCGCTCATGCTCGCCATGGCGCTGGCCGCCGTCGACTCCACCATCGTGTCGACCGCCGTCCCGCAGATCGTGGGTGCGCTCGGCGGCTTCTCGATCTTCTCCTGGCTCTTCTCCGGCTACCTCCTCGCGGCCACCGTCACCCTGCCCGTCTACGGCAAGCTCTCCGACACCTTCGGCCGCAAGCCCGTCCTCATCGCGGGCTGCGTGCTGTTCCTGCTCGGCTCCGGACTCTGCGCCCTCGCCTGGAACATGGAGTCGCTGATCGCCTTCCGCGTCGTCCAGGGACTCGGCGGCGGCGCCGTCCAGGGCACCGTGCAGACCCTCGCCGCCGACCTCTACCCGCTCAAGGAACGCCCCAGGATCCAGGCCAGGTTGTCGACCGTATGGGCCACGTCGGCCGTCGCGGGGCCCGCGCTCGGCGGGGCCATCACCTCGTACGCCGACTGGCGCTGGATCTTCCTCATCAACCTGCCCATAGGGGCGGTCGCCCTCTGGCTGATCGTGCGCCACCTCCACGAACCCGCGCGCGATCCCGTCCCGCGCGGCCCCATCGACTGGCCCGGCGCGCTCGCCGTCTTCGCCTGCGGCGGCACCCTCCTGACCGCGCTCGTGCAGGGCGGGGTCGCCTGGGACTGGGTGTCGGCGCCGTCCTTCGCGCTGTTCGGCGCCGGGCTCGCACTCATCGGCGTCGTCGTCCTCGTCGAGCGCGGGGCGGCGGAGCCGATCATCCCCGGCTGGGTCTGGCGGCGGCGCACCATCGCCGCGGTGAACCTCGCCCTCGGCGCGCTCGGCCTCCTGATGGTGGCGCCGACCGTCTTCCTGCCCACATACGCGCAGTCCGTCCTCGGACTCGCCCCGGTCGCCGCCGGATTCGTGCTCTCCGTGATGACGCTGAGCTGGCCGGTCTCCGCCGCCCTCAGCCAGCACGTGTACCGCAGGATCGGCTTCCGCAACACCGCGATCACCGGCATCTCCGCGGCCGCGCTGATCCTCTTCACCTTCCCGTTCCTGCCCTACCCCGGCACCGCCTGGCAGCCCGCGCTGCTCATGCTGCTGCTCGGCGCGGCCCTCGGCCTCTTCCAGCTGCCGCTCATCGTCGGAGTCCAGTCCAGCGTCGGCTGGGCCGAGCGCGGCACGGCGACCGCGTCCGTCCTGTTCTGCCGCCAGATCGGCCAGACGCTGGGCGCCGCGCTGTTCGGCGCGGTCGCCAACGGAGTCCTCGCCGCGCGGCTCGACGGGGCCGGGTCGCTCGACTCGGTGGCGCGCATCCTGGACGACCCGGAGTCCGTGGCCGACCCCGAGCCGCTGCGGCGCGCGGTCGACACGGCCGTCGACTCGGTGTACCTCGGCGCGGGGTGCGCCGCCGTCGCCGCGCTGGCCGTCCTGCTCTTCCTGGCGCCCCGACGCTTCCCCGTCCTCGACGAGAAGCAACTGAGCTCCCAGAAGGACCAGTTGTCACCCACACAACAGAGCGACTGA